One window from the genome of Montipora foliosa isolate CH-2021 chromosome 5, ASM3666993v2, whole genome shotgun sequence encodes:
- the LOC138003240 gene encoding uncharacterized protein isoform X1, producing MNLFAFVAVVGFCFSEAMPMNDCRDHYEYCGQWAKSHYCDVADYRAYMNLVCPFSCGMCDDLTSGFSSSGEAQFDNTVDGQEEVHKVMPEIDADFEDLGSATHQSNKKVHDKDENQSLSGSGDQSLFPAKDITEAKSQFAGESYSQATRASNQQEYVSGSGIDPIGANSWAVVRVEPDRITTGSNRELHKSRRSEKSALQEGTRKVDPASGFDVQISGEISNQENNGPVEGSFGIEGSPGGNLTKELEDRESSDQDGVSGEDDSPFDNSSVESELDSGCSSGDGCYESDTFQEGQGGDTISRSVITEASEQDDIPSGSGAASGDAWRHPHFDVLAGPYEDKATQQYSVPYSSGSGSTSELGNALHDIEDAIFEKGIPLRIASHSPHSKKHMKIHETQSSGSESYSTSKTRGEQLFSNPQQYKKINLMEKMMSQGKLQAFKISHITYVKATNRDQVPGLNNDESDLGKGKKVSFVLNQDFHDGYDNENSAAYNILANNVKKEVERALGSNAVVSEISFSEVREPASGPRFSRILTSLKLLGDVSSLEKMVKEGSISNLVVDKNFFHAS from the exons ATGAACCTTTTCGCTTTTGTGGCTGTAGTGGGATTTTGCTTTTCAGAAGCAATGCCAATGAACG ACTGCCGAGATCATTATGAGTATTGTGGACAGTGGGCCAAAAGTCACTATTGCGATGTGGCCGATTACAGAGCTTACATGAACCTTGTGTGCCCTTTTTCTTGCGGGATGTGTGACG ACTTAACGAGTGGGTTCAGTTCTTCTGGTGAGGCACAGTTCGATAATACTGTCGATGGACAAGAAGAAGTACATAAAGTTATGCCAGAAATCGACGCAGACTTCGAGGATTTAGGAAGTGCTACGCATCAGTCAAACAAGAAAGTACATGATAAGGATGAAAATCAGAGTTTATCAGGATCAGGAGATCAGTCTCTTTTTCCCGCAAAAGATATCACAGAGGCAAAGTCTCAATTTGCTGGAGAGAGCTATTCACAAGCAACCCGGGCAAGTAATCAACAAGAGTATGTTTCCGGTTCCGGTATTGATCCTATTGGTGCTAATTCTTGGGCTGTTGTTAGAGTTGAACCTGATAGAATCACCACAGGAAGCAACCGAGAACTCCACAAAAGTCGCAGATCAGAGAAATCCGCTCTTCAAGAGGGAACAAGGAAGGTAGATCCGGCAAGTGGATTTGATGTACAAATTTCTGGTGAGATTTCTAATCAGGAAAACAACGGTCCAGTCGAGGGTTCGTTCGGTATTGAAGGCTCTCCAGGTGGAAATTTGACTAAAGAACTTGAAGACAGAGAAAGTTCAGATCAGGATGGTGTATCTGGCGAAGATGATTCACCATTTGACAATTCCTCTGTTGAATCGGAATTAGATTCTGGTTGTTCTTCTGGAGACGGGTGCTACGAATCCGATACATTTCAGGAGGGGCAGGGTGGGGACACTATTTCCCGATCAGTAATCACCGAGGCCTCGGAACAAGACGATATTCCCTCTGGGAGCGGAGCAGCTTCTGGCGATGCTTGGAgacatccacattttgatgTTTTAGCTGGACCGTATGAAGACAAAGCTACCCAACAATACTCTGTACCCTACAGTTCCGGCTCTGGTTCAACAAGTGAATTGGGAAACGCTTTGCATGACATTGAAGACGCCATTTTTGAGAAAGGTATTCCTTTAAGGATAGCATCACATTCCCCACATTCAAAGAAGCACATGAAAATTCACGAAACACAATCATCTGGTTCTGAAAGTTACAGCACGTCGAAGACAAGGGGAGAGCAGCTGTTTTCAAATCCTCAGCAATACAAAAAGATAAATCTGATGGAGAAAATGATGAGCCAAGGAAAGTTACAAGCTTTTAAGATATCTCACATAACTTATGTCAAGGCAACAAACAGAGATCAAGTACCTGGCCTTAATAATGACGAATCCGATTTAG ggaAAGGAAAGAAGGTGTCTTTTGTCTTGAATCAAGATTTCCATGACGGTTATGACAATGAGAACTCAGCGGCTTATAATATACTTGCGAATAATGTTAAAAAAGAG GTGGAGAGAGCTCTAGGAAGTAATGCAGTAGTCTCAGAAATTTCGTTCTC AGAAGTCCGCGAACCAGCTTCTGGACCACGGTTCTCGAGGATACTGACGTCATTAAAGCTCCTGGGAGATGTTTCCTCACTGGAGAAAATGGTCAAGGAAGGCTCTATCAGCAACTTAGTTGTCGATAAGAATTTTTTCCACGCCAGTTAA
- the LOC138003240 gene encoding uncharacterized protein isoform X2, with translation MNLFAFVAVVGFCFSEAMPMNDCRDHYEYCGQWAKSHYCDVADYRAYMNLVCPFSCGMCDDLTSGFSSSGEAQFDNTVDGQEEVHKVMPEIDADFEDLGSATHQSNKKVHDKDENQSLSGSGDQSLFPAKDITEAKSQFAGESYSQATRASNQQEYVSGSGIDPIGANSWAVVRVEPDRITTGSNRELHKSRRSEKSALQEGTRKVDPASGFDVQISGEISNQENNGPVEGSFGIEGSPGGNLTKELEDRESSDQDGVSGEDDSPFDNSSVESELDSGCSSGDGCYESDTFQEGQGGDTISRSVITEASEQDDIPSGSGAASGDAWRHPHFDVLAGPYEDKATQQYSVPYSSGSGSTSELGNALHDIEDAIFEKGIPLRIASHSPHSKKHMKIHETQSSGSESYSTSKTRGEQLFSNPQQYKKINLMEKMMSQGKLQAFKISHITYVKATNRDQVPGLNNDESDLGGESSRK, from the exons ATGAACCTTTTCGCTTTTGTGGCTGTAGTGGGATTTTGCTTTTCAGAAGCAATGCCAATGAACG ACTGCCGAGATCATTATGAGTATTGTGGACAGTGGGCCAAAAGTCACTATTGCGATGTGGCCGATTACAGAGCTTACATGAACCTTGTGTGCCCTTTTTCTTGCGGGATGTGTGACG ACTTAACGAGTGGGTTCAGTTCTTCTGGTGAGGCACAGTTCGATAATACTGTCGATGGACAAGAAGAAGTACATAAAGTTATGCCAGAAATCGACGCAGACTTCGAGGATTTAGGAAGTGCTACGCATCAGTCAAACAAGAAAGTACATGATAAGGATGAAAATCAGAGTTTATCAGGATCAGGAGATCAGTCTCTTTTTCCCGCAAAAGATATCACAGAGGCAAAGTCTCAATTTGCTGGAGAGAGCTATTCACAAGCAACCCGGGCAAGTAATCAACAAGAGTATGTTTCCGGTTCCGGTATTGATCCTATTGGTGCTAATTCTTGGGCTGTTGTTAGAGTTGAACCTGATAGAATCACCACAGGAAGCAACCGAGAACTCCACAAAAGTCGCAGATCAGAGAAATCCGCTCTTCAAGAGGGAACAAGGAAGGTAGATCCGGCAAGTGGATTTGATGTACAAATTTCTGGTGAGATTTCTAATCAGGAAAACAACGGTCCAGTCGAGGGTTCGTTCGGTATTGAAGGCTCTCCAGGTGGAAATTTGACTAAAGAACTTGAAGACAGAGAAAGTTCAGATCAGGATGGTGTATCTGGCGAAGATGATTCACCATTTGACAATTCCTCTGTTGAATCGGAATTAGATTCTGGTTGTTCTTCTGGAGACGGGTGCTACGAATCCGATACATTTCAGGAGGGGCAGGGTGGGGACACTATTTCCCGATCAGTAATCACCGAGGCCTCGGAACAAGACGATATTCCCTCTGGGAGCGGAGCAGCTTCTGGCGATGCTTGGAgacatccacattttgatgTTTTAGCTGGACCGTATGAAGACAAAGCTACCCAACAATACTCTGTACCCTACAGTTCCGGCTCTGGTTCAACAAGTGAATTGGGAAACGCTTTGCATGACATTGAAGACGCCATTTTTGAGAAAGGTATTCCTTTAAGGATAGCATCACATTCCCCACATTCAAAGAAGCACATGAAAATTCACGAAACACAATCATCTGGTTCTGAAAGTTACAGCACGTCGAAGACAAGGGGAGAGCAGCTGTTTTCAAATCCTCAGCAATACAAAAAGATAAATCTGATGGAGAAAATGATGAGCCAAGGAAAGTTACAAGCTTTTAAGATATCTCACATAACTTATGTCAAGGCAACAAACAGAGATCAAGTACCTGGCCTTAATAATGACGAATCCGATTTAG GTGGAGAGAGCTCTAGGAAGTAA